A part of Microbacterium atlanticum genomic DNA contains:
- the zwf gene encoding glucose-6-phosphate dehydrogenase, with the protein MTVEISRGHNPLRDPEDRRLNRIAGPSALVIFGVTGDLSRKKLMPAVYDLANRGLLPPGFALVGFARRDWEDQDFAKVVYDAVRQHARTEFREETWQQLLQGIRFVSGEFDDPDAFRRLRETVDKLDTERGTMGNHAFYLSIPPKAFPLVAEQLKASGLVDDTADSPDRWRRVVIEKPFGHDQESARALNDVLRSAFPTDSIFRIDHYLGKETVQNILALRFANELYEPIWNRNYVDHVQITMAEDIGVGGRAGYYDGVGAARDVIQNHLLQLMALTAMEEPISFDAAHLRAEKEKVLAAVTLPEDLARSTARGQYAGGWQGGEKVLGFLEEDGMNPQSTTETYAAVTLEVNTRRWAGVPFYLRTGKRLGRRVTEIAVVFKRAPELLFSRSQTSGQGQNALVIRVQPDEGVTIRFGSKVPGAGAQVRDVTMDFGYGHAFTEASPEAYERLILDVLLGDPPLFPRHEEVELSWQILDPIERFWDSQGGPLEQYSPGSWGPASADEMLARDGRSWRRP; encoded by the coding sequence ATGACCGTCGAGATTTCGCGCGGGCACAACCCGCTGCGCGACCCCGAAGACCGTCGCCTGAACCGCATCGCGGGCCCGAGCGCGCTCGTCATCTTCGGTGTGACGGGAGACCTCTCCCGCAAGAAGCTCATGCCCGCCGTCTACGACCTCGCCAACCGCGGACTGCTGCCCCCCGGGTTCGCCCTCGTGGGCTTCGCCCGCCGGGATTGGGAGGACCAGGACTTCGCCAAGGTCGTCTACGATGCGGTGCGCCAGCATGCGCGCACCGAGTTCCGCGAAGAGACCTGGCAGCAGCTGCTGCAGGGCATCCGGTTCGTGTCGGGCGAGTTCGACGACCCCGACGCGTTCCGCCGCCTGCGTGAGACCGTGGACAAGCTCGACACCGAGCGCGGCACGATGGGCAACCACGCGTTCTACCTGTCGATCCCGCCGAAGGCGTTCCCGCTGGTCGCCGAGCAGCTCAAGGCCTCGGGCCTGGTCGACGACACGGCCGACAGCCCGGACCGCTGGCGGCGCGTGGTCATCGAGAAGCCCTTCGGTCACGACCAGGAGTCCGCGCGGGCACTCAACGACGTGCTGCGCTCGGCCTTCCCGACGGACTCGATCTTCCGCATCGACCACTACCTCGGCAAGGAGACGGTCCAGAACATCCTGGCGCTGCGCTTCGCCAACGAGCTGTACGAGCCGATCTGGAACCGCAACTACGTCGACCACGTGCAGATCACGATGGCGGAGGACATCGGCGTCGGCGGCCGCGCCGGGTACTACGACGGTGTCGGCGCCGCGCGCGACGTGATCCAGAACCACCTGCTGCAGCTCATGGCGCTGACGGCGATGGAGGAGCCGATCTCGTTCGACGCGGCGCACCTCCGCGCCGAGAAGGAGAAGGTGCTCGCGGCGGTCACGCTCCCCGAGGACCTCGCCCGTTCGACCGCGCGCGGGCAGTACGCGGGCGGCTGGCAGGGCGGCGAGAAGGTGCTGGGCTTCCTCGAGGAGGACGGCATGAACCCGCAGTCGACCACCGAGACGTACGCCGCGGTGACCCTCGAGGTGAATACCCGCCGCTGGGCGGGGGTGCCGTTCTACCTCCGCACCGGCAAGCGGCTCGGCCGAAGGGTCACCGAGATCGCGGTGGTGTTCAAGCGCGCTCCCGAGCTGCTGTTCTCGCGCAGCCAGACCTCGGGCCAGGGTCAGAACGCCCTGGTGATCCGCGTGCAGCCCGACGAGGGCGTGACGATCCGCTTCGGGTCGAAGGTGCCCGGCGCGGGCGCTCAGGTGCGCGACGTCACGATGGACTTCGGCTATGGCCACGCGTTCACCGAGGCGAGTCCGGAGGCCTACGAGCGCCTGATCCTGGATGTGCTCCTCGGCGACCCGCCGCTGTTCCCGCGGCACGAAGAGGTCGAGCTCTCGTGGCAGATCCTCGACCCGATCGAGCGGTTCTGGGACTCGCAGGGCGGTCCGCTCGAACAGTACTCGCCCGGGTCGTGGGGCCCGGCATCCGCGGACGAGATGCTCGCCCGCGACGGACGGAGCTGGAGGCGCCCGTGA
- a CDS encoding glucose-6-phosphate dehydrogenase assembly protein OpcA, whose amino-acid sequence MIVDLPDTTVSKISRALVNVREEGGAVALGRVLTLVILTREGAVEEVIEAANDASREHPMRVIVLMIADGYDEESRLDAQIRVGGDAGASEVVTLRALGDAGRSNLESLITGLLLPDAPVVVWWPNRTPANISKTSIGRIAQRRITDAAAQGDPSAWVAGLGAQYAPGDTDLAWTRLTRWREQLAAILDQPPYEPVLSVRVRGASDSPSTALLAAWLRLALDVPVDWAYLDPEEWPHGIKSVALVRPSGEVLLERPTPGVAILTQPGQPSHELAFPRRTLRECLAEELRRLDPDLLYGRVITEGWELLDSPATKETHAT is encoded by the coding sequence GTGATCGTCGATCTTCCCGACACCACCGTCAGCAAGATCTCGCGCGCACTGGTCAACGTGCGAGAAGAGGGCGGCGCGGTGGCGCTCGGCCGCGTGCTGACGCTCGTGATCCTGACCCGTGAGGGCGCCGTCGAAGAGGTGATCGAGGCGGCGAACGACGCCTCGCGCGAGCATCCGATGCGGGTCATCGTGCTGATGATCGCCGACGGGTACGACGAGGAGTCGCGCCTGGATGCGCAGATCCGCGTCGGCGGCGACGCGGGCGCGAGCGAGGTCGTCACGCTCCGCGCCCTCGGCGATGCCGGGCGATCGAACCTCGAGAGCCTCATCACCGGCCTCCTGCTGCCAGATGCGCCGGTCGTGGTGTGGTGGCCGAACCGCACCCCCGCGAACATCTCGAAGACCTCGATCGGCCGCATCGCGCAGCGCCGGATCACGGATGCCGCTGCACAGGGCGACCCGTCCGCCTGGGTCGCGGGACTCGGCGCGCAGTACGCGCCGGGTGACACCGACCTCGCGTGGACCCGCCTGACGCGGTGGCGCGAGCAGCTCGCGGCCATCCTCGATCAACCGCCCTACGAGCCGGTGCTCAGCGTGCGGGTGCGCGGTGCGTCCGACTCGCCGTCCACCGCGCTCCTCGCGGCATGGCTGCGGCTCGCGCTCGACGTGCCGGTGGACTGGGCGTACCTCGACCCGGAGGAGTGGCCGCACGGCATCAAGTCGGTGGCCCTCGTGCGCCCGAGCGGCGAGGTGCTGCTGGAGCGCCCGACCCCGGGTGTCGCGATCCTCACGCAGCCCGGGCAGCCCAGCCACGAGCTGGCGTTCCCGCGCCGCACCCTGCGGGAGTGCCTCGCCGAGGAGCTCCGTCGCCTGGACCCGGACCTCCTGTATGGTCGAGTGATCACGGAGGGCTGGGAGCTGCTGGACTCTCCCGCGACGAAGGAGACGCACGCCACATGA
- the pgl gene encoding 6-phosphogluconolactonase, producing MPEGWAEKRVVISPDPVALAESVAPRFLSRVAKRVGEGRLAHVSLTGGSMGSAVLAAAARSPRVGEIDWSRVHFWWSDERFVPRGHADRNDGQARAAFLDALDIPAANVHAALGSDESADLDAAAAAYAAELAAFPGKEGAWPSFDVCFLGVGPDGHIASLFPDRTEIQVTDRSVVPVRDSPKPPSERISMTRPVINSSKRVWLVLAGADKASALGLALAGASYATVPAAGAKGRKRTTFFVDQAAAAQVPPELIDQEY from the coding sequence ATGCCTGAAGGCTGGGCCGAGAAGCGCGTCGTCATCAGTCCTGATCCCGTGGCTCTCGCCGAGTCGGTCGCCCCGCGCTTCCTGAGCCGCGTGGCCAAGCGGGTCGGCGAAGGCAGGCTCGCCCATGTGTCGCTCACCGGCGGCTCGATGGGGTCCGCGGTCCTGGCAGCCGCCGCCCGCAGCCCGCGTGTGGGTGAGATCGACTGGTCGCGCGTGCACTTCTGGTGGAGCGACGAACGTTTCGTGCCGCGCGGTCACGCCGACCGCAACGACGGCCAGGCGCGCGCGGCGTTCCTCGACGCGCTGGACATCCCCGCCGCCAACGTCCACGCCGCGCTCGGCAGCGACGAGAGCGCCGACCTCGACGCAGCTGCCGCCGCCTACGCCGCAGAGCTGGCGGCGTTTCCCGGCAAGGAGGGCGCGTGGCCGTCGTTCGACGTGTGCTTCCTCGGCGTCGGCCCTGACGGCCACATCGCGTCGCTCTTCCCGGACCGCACCGAGATCCAGGTCACCGACCGTTCCGTCGTGCCGGTGCGGGACTCCCCCAAGCCGCCGTCGGAGCGCATCTCGATGACGCGTCCGGTGATCAACAGCTCCAAGCGCGTCTGGCTCGTGCTCGCGGGCGCCGACAAGGCGTCCGCGCTCGGGCTCGCTCTCGCCGGCGCGAGCTATGCCACCGTCCCCGCGGCGGGCGCGAAAGGCCGCAAGCGCACGACGTTCTTCGTGGACCAGGCGGCCGCGGCCCAGGTCCCGCCGGAGCTCATCGACCAGGAGTACTGA
- a CDS encoding RNA polymerase-binding protein RbpA, with translation MATGGNAIRGTRVGAGPMGEQDHGFHAERIAISYWDALGNETVRYFAAGIPDEEIPDTIDSPHSGLPAGRDKENPPAVAKTEPYKTHLAYVKERRTEEEAESLLEDALKQLRERRGQD, from the coding sequence ATGGCCACCGGAGGCAACGCGATCCGCGGCACCCGCGTCGGCGCGGGCCCGATGGGCGAACAGGACCACGGCTTCCACGCCGAGCGCATCGCGATCTCGTACTGGGACGCCCTCGGCAACGAGACGGTCCGCTACTTCGCGGCCGGAATTCCGGACGAGGAGATCCCCGACACCATCGACTCCCCCCACTCCGGTCTGCCCGCCGGACGCGACAAGGAGAACCCGCCGGCGGTCGCCAAGACCGAGCCGTACAAGACGCACCTCGCCTACGTGAAGGAGCGCCGTACCGAGGAAGAGGCCGAGAGCCTCCTCGAGGACGCGCTGAAGCAGCTGCGCGAGCGTCGCGGCCAGGACTGA
- the secG gene encoding preprotein translocase subunit SecG — translation MLILEFVLQVLLGITSLLLTLLILLHKGRGGGLSDMFGGGMTSALGSSGLAERNLNRFTVILALVWFASIVALGLITKFAAL, via the coding sequence GTGCTGATCCTCGAGTTCGTCCTGCAGGTGCTTCTCGGCATCACGAGCCTCCTGCTGACTCTCCTCATCCTGCTCCACAAGGGGCGCGGCGGCGGCCTGTCCGACATGTTCGGCGGCGGCATGACCTCGGCCCTCGGCTCGTCCGGCCTCGCCGAGCGCAACCTCAACCGGTTCACGGTGATCCTCGCGCTGGTCTGGTTCGCGTCCATCGTCGCGCTCGGCCTGATCACGAAGTTCGCGGCCCTCTGA
- the tpiA gene encoding triose-phosphate isomerase: MAVAGRTPLIAGNWKMNLDHLQAVAFVQKLHWTLKDAKHEDGSVEVAVFPPFTDLRTVQTLLDADKIPFALGAQDVSVHDSGAYTGEVSGAFLAKLDARYVIIGHSERRQYHAETDEVVAAKVKAAIKHGLVPVICVGETSEDLEKFGASAVPVSQLSAALEGIKPDADIVVAYEPVWAIGSGQAATPEQAQDVCAKLREVIADKLGADAAARTRVLYGGSVKAANIASFMREPDVDGALVGGASLVVDEFAAIIRYQKHVGV; the protein is encoded by the coding sequence ATGGCAGTAGCAGGCCGCACCCCGCTCATCGCGGGGAACTGGAAGATGAACCTCGACCACCTGCAGGCGGTCGCGTTCGTGCAGAAGCTGCACTGGACGCTCAAGGACGCCAAGCACGAGGACGGCTCGGTCGAGGTCGCGGTGTTCCCGCCGTTCACCGACCTCCGCACCGTGCAGACCCTCCTGGACGCCGACAAGATCCCGTTCGCCCTCGGCGCGCAGGACGTGTCGGTGCATGACAGCGGTGCCTACACCGGAGAGGTGTCGGGCGCCTTCCTGGCGAAGCTCGACGCGCGCTACGTCATCATCGGGCACTCCGAGCGCCGCCAGTACCACGCCGAGACCGACGAGGTCGTGGCAGCCAAGGTGAAGGCGGCGATCAAGCACGGGCTCGTCCCGGTGATCTGCGTGGGTGAGACCAGCGAGGACCTCGAGAAGTTCGGTGCGAGCGCCGTTCCGGTCAGCCAGCTGTCAGCCGCGCTCGAGGGTATCAAGCCCGACGCCGACATCGTGGTCGCCTACGAGCCGGTGTGGGCCATCGGATCCGGTCAGGCGGCGACGCCCGAGCAGGCGCAGGACGTCTGCGCGAAGCTCCGTGAGGTCATCGCCGACAAGCTGGGCGCGGATGCCGCCGCCCGCACGCGCGTGCTGTACGGCGGCTCGGTGAAGGCCGCGAACATCGCGAGCTTCATGCGTGAGCCCGATGTCGACGGCGCCCTCGTCGGAGGCGCGAGTCTCGTCGTGGACGAGTTCGCCGCGATCATCCGCTACCAGAAGCACGTCGGCGTCTGA
- a CDS encoding phosphoglycerate kinase, translating to MALRTLDSLGSLAGKRVIVRADLNVPLKDAVITDDGRVRATLPTLNALINQGARVIVCSHLGRPDGAPDPKYSLAPVAQRLSELLGKPVAFARDTVGESAREAAAALEDGDVAVIENLRFNAAETSKDDAERRSFAEELAVLGDVLVSDGFGVVHRKQASVFDLAQILPSAAGFLIEKEVDVLDRLTENPERPYTVVLGGSKVSDKLGVIEHLLPRVDRLLVGGGMMFTFLAAQGHKVGSSLLEQDQLDTVKRYVATAEERGVELVLPVDAVVAASFSADAEHVVAPASALEDTAFGASGLGLDIGPETAAVFADKVRDSRTVFWNGPMGVFEMPAFAAGTKAVAKALTEVDGLSVVGGGDSAAAVRQLGFADDAFGHISTGGGASLEFLEGKKLPGLEVLGWQ from the coding sequence ATGGCTCTGCGCACCCTCGACTCGCTGGGTTCGCTGGCCGGCAAGCGCGTCATCGTCCGTGCTGACCTCAACGTCCCCCTCAAGGACGCGGTCATCACGGACGATGGCCGTGTGCGGGCCACGCTCCCCACGCTGAACGCCCTCATCAATCAGGGCGCCCGCGTCATCGTCTGCTCCCACCTGGGCCGCCCGGACGGCGCGCCCGACCCGAAGTACAGCCTCGCCCCGGTGGCGCAGCGTCTGTCGGAACTCCTCGGCAAGCCGGTCGCGTTCGCGCGTGACACCGTCGGCGAGTCGGCTCGCGAGGCCGCCGCGGCGCTCGAGGACGGCGACGTCGCGGTCATCGAGAACCTGCGGTTCAACGCGGCGGAGACCTCGAAGGACGACGCCGAGCGTCGCTCCTTCGCCGAGGAGCTCGCCGTCCTCGGCGACGTGCTGGTCTCGGACGGCTTCGGCGTCGTCCACCGCAAGCAGGCGTCGGTGTTCGATCTGGCCCAGATCCTCCCGTCGGCCGCCGGGTTCCTCATCGAGAAGGAGGTCGACGTCCTCGACCGCCTCACCGAGAACCCGGAGCGTCCCTACACGGTCGTGCTCGGCGGGTCGAAGGTCAGCGACAAGCTGGGCGTCATCGAGCACCTGCTGCCGCGCGTCGACCGCCTCCTCGTCGGTGGCGGCATGATGTTCACGTTCCTCGCCGCGCAGGGGCACAAGGTCGGATCCAGCCTGCTGGAGCAGGACCAGCTCGACACCGTGAAGCGCTACGTCGCGACGGCCGAGGAGCGCGGCGTCGAGCTGGTGCTCCCCGTCGACGCGGTCGTCGCCGCATCGTTCTCGGCCGACGCCGAGCACGTCGTCGCCCCGGCGTCGGCCCTGGAGGACACCGCGTTCGGCGCCTCCGGGCTCGGGCTCGACATCGGTCCCGAGACCGCGGCGGTCTTCGCCGACAAGGTGCGCGACTCGCGGACGGTGTTCTGGAACGGCCCGATGGGCGTGTTCGAGATGCCCGCGTTCGCCGCGGGCACGAAGGCGGTCGCGAAGGCCCTCACCGAGGTCGACGGTCTCTCGGTCGTCGGCGGCGGCGACTCCGCCGCCGCGGTGCGTCAGCTCGGTTTCGCCGACGACGCCTTCGGCCACATCTCCACGGGCGGGGGCGCGAGCCTCGAGTTCCTGGAAGGCAAGAAGCTCCCCGGACTGGAGGTCCTCGGATGGCAGTAG
- the gap gene encoding type I glyceraldehyde-3-phosphate dehydrogenase, giving the protein MAVKIGINGFGRIGRNYLRAALAQGADLDIVAVNDLTDNKTLAHLLKYDSILGRLDQEVSYTEDSITVGGKTIKVFEERDPANLPWGELGVDIVIESTGRFTKAADAGKHIAGGAKKVLISAPASGEDGTFVIGANADTYDPATQHIISNASCTTNCLAPLAKVLNDEFGIVKGLMTTVHAYTADQNLQDGPHSDLRRARAAALNIVPTSTGAAKAIGLVLPELKGKLDGFALRVPVPTGSATDLTVELEREVTVDEIKAAYKAAAEGSLKGILKYTEDEIVSSDIVTDDHSCIFDAGLTRVIGNQVKVVGWYDNEWGYSNRLVDLTEIVASKL; this is encoded by the coding sequence GTGGCTGTCAAGATCGGCATCAACGGCTTCGGCCGAATCGGACGCAATTACCTCCGCGCGGCGCTCGCGCAGGGCGCGGACCTCGACATCGTGGCGGTGAACGACCTCACCGACAACAAGACCCTGGCTCACCTCCTCAAGTACGACTCGATCCTCGGTCGCCTCGACCAGGAGGTCTCGTACACCGAGGACTCGATCACGGTCGGCGGCAAGACCATCAAGGTCTTCGAAGAGCGCGACCCCGCCAACCTGCCCTGGGGCGAGCTCGGCGTCGACATCGTCATCGAGTCGACCGGCCGCTTCACCAAGGCCGCCGACGCCGGCAAGCACATCGCGGGCGGCGCCAAGAAGGTGCTCATCTCCGCCCCCGCGAGCGGCGAGGACGGCACGTTCGTCATCGGGGCGAACGCCGACACGTACGACCCCGCGACGCAGCACATCATCTCCAACGCGTCGTGCACCACCAACTGCCTCGCGCCGCTCGCGAAGGTGCTCAACGACGAGTTCGGCATCGTCAAGGGCCTCATGACGACGGTCCATGCGTACACCGCCGACCAGAACCTGCAGGACGGCCCGCACAGCGACCTGCGCCGTGCCCGCGCCGCTGCGCTCAACATCGTCCCCACCTCGACCGGTGCCGCCAAGGCCATCGGCCTGGTGCTGCCGGAGCTGAAGGGCAAGCTCGACGGGTTCGCCCTGCGCGTGCCGGTCCCCACCGGATCGGCCACCGACCTCACGGTCGAGCTCGAGCGCGAGGTCACTGTCGACGAGATCAAGGCCGCCTACAAGGCCGCCGCCGAGGGCTCCCTCAAGGGCATCCTCAAGTACACCGAGGACGAGATCGTCTCCAGCGACATCGTCACCGACGACCACTCCTGCATCTTCGACGCGGGTCTGACCCGTGTCATCGGCAACCAGGTCAAGGTCGTCGGCTGGTACGACAACGAGTGGGGATACTCCAACCGCCTCGTCGACCTCACCGAGATCGTCGCCTCGAAGCTCTGA
- a CDS encoding superoxide dismutase: MATYSLPDLPYDYAALEPHISGKIMELHHSKHHQAYVTGANTALEQLAEARESGNLANVNKLEKDLAFNLGGHVNHSIFWTNLSPEGGGEPEGELRAAIDEFFGGFDKFQAHFTAAATGIQGSGWAVLSWDPIGQQLIIQQLFDQQSNTAQGTIPVFQLDMWEHAFYLDYLNVKADYVKAVWNIANWQNVAQRLDAARQKTSGLLVLS, translated from the coding sequence ATGGCGACCTACTCCTTGCCCGACCTCCCTTACGACTACGCCGCGCTCGAGCCGCACATCAGCGGCAAGATCATGGAGCTGCACCACAGCAAGCACCACCAGGCGTACGTGACCGGTGCCAACACCGCGCTCGAGCAGCTCGCCGAGGCCCGCGAGTCCGGCAACCTGGCGAACGTGAACAAGCTCGAGAAGGACCTCGCGTTCAACCTCGGCGGCCACGTGAACCACTCCATCTTCTGGACCAATCTGTCGCCGGAGGGCGGCGGCGAGCCCGAGGGCGAGCTGCGTGCCGCCATCGACGAGTTCTTCGGCGGCTTCGACAAGTTCCAGGCGCACTTCACCGCGGCCGCCACCGGCATCCAGGGCTCCGGCTGGGCCGTGCTCAGCTGGGACCCGATCGGTCAGCAGCTCATCATCCAGCAGCTCTTCGACCAGCAGAGCAACACCGCGCAGGGCACCATCCCGGTGTTCCAGCTGGACATGTGGGAGCACGCCTTCTACCTCGACTACCTGAACGTCAAGGCCGACTACGTCAAGGCGGTCTGGAACATCGCGAACTGGCAGAACGTGGCGCAGCGCCTCGACGCCGCCCGTCAGAAGACCTCGGGCCTGCTGGTACTGTCCTAG
- the whiA gene encoding DNA-binding protein WhiA, with translation MSLTADVKAELITVRDPRPTARVAELTSLLRFSGGLHSIANRVAVEAELDSDILARRTARDLVELYGVRPELVHVQGSGARGGSHYAVRVIEGGETLARQTGLLDQRRRPVRGLPNKLTTGSRGDLAAIWRGAFLAAGSLSDPGRSAALEITCPSSEAAMALVGAAHRLGIAGKAREVRGIPRVVVREGEAIRAALAAMGAVRAAAEWDQMRQRREVRAGVNRLVNFDDANLRRSAQAAVAACARVERALEILGDDVPEHLRQAGDLRLAHRDASLDELGHHADPPLTKDAVAGRIRRLLAMADKKAEAEGLPGTESAVPAGIED, from the coding sequence GTGTCGCTGACCGCTGACGTGAAGGCCGAGCTGATCACCGTGCGAGACCCGCGCCCCACCGCGCGGGTGGCCGAGCTCACGTCGCTGCTGCGCTTCTCGGGAGGCCTGCACTCGATCGCCAACCGCGTGGCGGTCGAGGCGGAGCTGGACTCCGACATCCTCGCGCGCCGCACCGCGCGCGACCTCGTCGAGCTGTACGGCGTGCGCCCCGAGCTCGTGCACGTGCAGGGATCCGGTGCCCGCGGGGGCAGCCACTACGCCGTCCGCGTCATCGAAGGCGGTGAGACTCTCGCCCGGCAGACCGGGCTTCTCGATCAGCGCCGTCGGCCGGTCCGCGGCCTTCCCAACAAGCTCACCACCGGCTCGCGCGGCGACCTGGCCGCCATCTGGCGGGGCGCTTTCCTCGCCGCCGGGAGCCTCAGCGACCCCGGCCGCTCGGCGGCGCTCGAGATCACCTGCCCGTCGTCCGAGGCGGCGATGGCGCTCGTCGGCGCCGCGCACCGCCTCGGCATCGCGGGCAAGGCGCGCGAGGTGCGCGGGATCCCGCGTGTGGTCGTGCGAGAGGGTGAGGCGATCCGCGCAGCCCTCGCCGCGATGGGCGCCGTCCGCGCCGCCGCCGAGTGGGATCAGATGCGGCAGCGCCGCGAGGTGCGCGCCGGGGTCAACCGGCTCGTGAACTTCGACGACGCGAACCTGCGGCGTTCCGCTCAGGCCGCCGTCGCCGCCTGCGCGCGCGTGGAGCGCGCGCTCGAGATCCTCGGCGACGACGTGCCCGAGCACCTCCGCCAGGCGGGCGACCTGCGCCTGGCGCATCGCGATGCGAGCCTGGACGAGCTCGGCCACCACGCCGATCCGCCCCTGACGAAGGACGCCGTCGCCGGCCGCATCCGCCGGCTGCTGGCCATGGCCGACAAGAAGGCCGAAGCCGAGGGCCTCCCCGGCACCGAGTCGGCCGTCCCCGCCGGCATCGAGGACTGA
- the rapZ gene encoding RNase adapter RapZ: MVEATRHDIGEVLIVTGMSGAGRSTAANALEDLDWYVVDNLPPQMLKPLLDLTELAAGVLPRVAVVVDVRGRDLFFDLPDAMRALRDRRPIRLMFLDASDEVLVRRFEAVRRPHPLQGDGTLLNGIRRERARLAAVRESADVIIDTSAFNIHQLATKIADLFTEEGAARHTVTLQSFGFKYGLPADADMVVDMRFLPNPFWDERLRPFTGEDAEVRDYVLAQEGAKEFLDAYSAALRPVLEGYQRENKSHSVIAVGCTGGKHRSVAMVRELAGRLGAVPGVAVRMTHRDLGRE, from the coding sequence ATGGTCGAGGCGACGCGTCACGACATCGGGGAAGTGCTGATCGTCACGGGCATGTCCGGTGCCGGGCGATCGACCGCGGCCAACGCCCTCGAGGATCTCGATTGGTACGTGGTCGACAACCTGCCGCCGCAGATGCTCAAGCCGCTGCTGGATCTCACCGAGCTCGCCGCGGGAGTGCTGCCGCGCGTGGCGGTGGTCGTCGACGTACGGGGTCGAGACCTCTTCTTCGACCTGCCTGATGCGATGCGGGCGCTCCGCGACCGCCGCCCGATCCGGCTGATGTTCCTGGACGCCTCCGACGAAGTGCTGGTGCGGCGGTTCGAGGCCGTCCGCCGCCCCCACCCGCTGCAGGGCGACGGGACCCTGCTGAACGGCATCCGCCGTGAACGCGCCAGGCTGGCGGCCGTCCGCGAGAGCGCCGACGTCATCATCGACACCTCCGCCTTCAACATCCACCAGCTCGCCACGAAGATCGCCGATCTGTTCACCGAGGAGGGCGCCGCCCGGCATACCGTGACGCTGCAGAGCTTCGGGTTCAAGTACGGCCTGCCCGCCGACGCCGACATGGTGGTCGACATGCGGTTCCTGCCGAACCCGTTCTGGGACGAGCGGCTGCGGCCGTTCACCGGCGAGGATGCCGAAGTGCGCGACTACGTGCTCGCACAGGAGGGGGCGAAGGAGTTCCTCGACGCCTACAGCGCGGCGCTGCGCCCCGTGCTGGAGGGCTATCAGCGTGAGAACAAGAGTCACTCCGTGATCGCCGTCGGCTGCACGGGCGGCAAGCACCGCTCGGTCGCCATGGTCCGAGAGCTCGCCGGCCGTCTCGGAGCGGTGCCGGGCGTCGCGGTGCGCATGACCCATCGGGACCTCGGCCGGGAGTGA